The following nucleotide sequence is from Candidatus Hydrogenedentota bacterium.
ATGGCGCAGTTCACCGCGATCAGCGGGAGGAAGATGCCCAGCGACACGTACAGCCGGGGCACGTACCGGTCCAGGGTCATCTCCACTATCTGCACCATCGCCGCGATGGTGCCGATGAAGCTCAGGAAGTAGAGGAACGAAATGTCCACCGACGCCAGCGAGGGGTGCATCCACTGGAGCGCGCCCGGCGCCATGAACCAGGTGTAGATGAGGTTGTTCACCGGCACGGTGATGACCTGGACGAAAGTGACCGCGATGCCCAGGCCAATGGCGGCGTCCACCTTCTTCGAGCACGCGAGGAACGAGCACATGCCCAGGAAGAAGGCCAGGGCCATGTTCTCGATGAACATGGACTTCACGAAGATGCCGAGGTAATGCTCCATCACTCGCTCTCCTGCTGGTCGGGGTGGATCAGCCGCACCACGAAGATGATGGCGGCGATGAGGAAGAAGGCGCTGGGCGCCAGCAGCATCAGCCCGTTCGGCGTGTACCAGCCGCCCTCCGTCACCGGCGTGAGCACCGTGTAGCCGAAAAGCCTGCCCGAACCCGTCAGCTCCCGGATGAACGCCAGG
It contains:
- the nqrE gene encoding NADH:ubiquinone reductase (Na(+)-transporting) subunit E, which codes for MEHYLGIFVKSMFIENMALAFFLGMCSFLACSKKVDAAIGLGIAVTFVQVITVPVNNLIYTWFMAPGALQWMHPSLASVDISFLYFLSFIGTIAAMVQIVEMTLDRYVPRLYVSLGIFLPLIAVNCAILGGSLFMVERSYTFGESVVYGAGSGLGWALAIAAMAGIRERMKYSNVPPALRGLGIAFTLTGLMALGFMSFAGIQL